The following proteins are encoded in a genomic region of Saccharopolyspora antimicrobica:
- a CDS encoding alkaline phosphatase D family protein yields MPGNSLSRRSVLLSGAVLAAAAPAIPAAASELRGVGRPMRPGQLFTLGVASGEPLPHGVVLWTRLARDPLAENGLGGMPDQAIKVNWEVATDERFKNVVQRGQAEASPRWAHSVHVEANGLRPGTEYFYRFRARGELSPVGRTRTAPAPGTLGALTMCFASCAHYGEGFFTAYRRMAEDEPGLILHLGDYQYEYADNPSKNVRKVEGPETVTLANYRQRHAQYKTDPDLQLAHATAPWLVVFDDHEIENNWAAEIPEDKSETPGQAFLDRRRAAFQAYYENMPLRWESMPQGDGIRLYRRRQWGSLANFHMLDTRQYRDNQAYGDGNKPDGPDLKVPERTITGKDQEVWLLDGLRQSRARWDVLGQQVWFAQMDHDPGPAKILPMDAWDGYQASRQRIKAGFGTTRNVVVLTGDVHSHWAADLKDDFDDSRSRTVAVELTTTSVTSGRDGADTNEGGDKLKAANEHVHFYSARRGYVRTKFTPEQVRADYRVLPYVSKPNAPATTAASFITQDRDPGLHAV; encoded by the coding sequence GTGCCCGGAAATTCCCTGTCCCGCCGGTCGGTGCTGCTGAGCGGCGCCGTGCTCGCCGCAGCCGCGCCCGCCATCCCCGCCGCAGCTTCCGAACTCCGCGGCGTCGGCCGCCCGATGCGCCCCGGCCAGCTGTTCACGCTCGGTGTCGCATCGGGTGAGCCGCTGCCGCACGGCGTCGTGCTGTGGACCCGGCTGGCCCGCGATCCGCTGGCCGAGAACGGCCTCGGCGGCATGCCGGACCAGGCGATCAAGGTGAACTGGGAAGTCGCGACGGATGAGCGGTTCAAGAACGTCGTGCAGCGCGGGCAGGCCGAGGCCTCGCCGCGGTGGGCGCACAGCGTGCACGTCGAGGCCAACGGCCTGCGGCCGGGGACGGAGTACTTCTACCGGTTCCGCGCCCGGGGCGAGCTCTCGCCGGTCGGCCGCACCCGCACCGCTCCGGCGCCCGGCACGCTCGGCGCGCTGACCATGTGCTTCGCCTCCTGCGCGCACTACGGCGAGGGCTTCTTCACCGCCTACCGGCGGATGGCGGAGGACGAGCCGGGCCTGATCCTGCACCTGGGCGACTACCAGTACGAGTACGCCGACAACCCGTCGAAGAACGTGCGCAAGGTGGAGGGCCCCGAGACCGTCACGCTGGCCAACTACCGGCAGCGGCACGCCCAGTACAAGACCGACCCGGACCTGCAGCTGGCGCACGCCACCGCGCCGTGGCTGGTCGTCTTCGACGACCACGAGATCGAGAACAACTGGGCCGCCGAGATCCCGGAGGACAAGTCCGAGACGCCGGGGCAGGCGTTCCTCGATCGCCGCCGCGCCGCGTTCCAGGCCTACTACGAGAACATGCCGCTGCGGTGGGAGTCGATGCCGCAGGGCGACGGCATCCGGCTCTACCGGCGCCGCCAGTGGGGCTCGCTGGCGAACTTCCACATGCTCGACACCCGCCAGTACCGCGACAACCAGGCCTACGGCGACGGCAACAAGCCCGACGGCCCGGACCTGAAGGTCCCGGAGCGCACCATCACCGGCAAGGACCAGGAGGTGTGGCTGCTGGACGGGCTGCGCCAGTCGCGGGCGCGGTGGGACGTGCTCGGCCAGCAGGTCTGGTTCGCCCAGATGGACCACGACCCGGGCCCGGCGAAGATCCTGCCGATGGACGCCTGGGACGGCTACCAGGCGTCGCGCCAGCGGATCAAGGCCGGTTTCGGCACCACCCGCAACGTCGTGGTGCTCACCGGTGACGTGCACTCGCACTGGGCGGCCGACCTCAAGGACGACTTCGACGACTCCCGCTCGCGCACCGTCGCCGTGGAGCTGACCACCACCTCGGTCACCTCCGGCCGCGACGGCGCGGACACGAACGAAGGCGGTGACAAGCTCAAGGCCGCCAACGAGCACGTGCACTTCTACAGCGCCCGCCGCGGCTACGTGCGCACGAAGTTCACCCCGGAGCAGGTCCGCGCCGACTACCGGGTGCTGCCGTACGTCTCGAAGCCGAACGCCCCGGCGACGACGGCGGCCAGCTTCATCACCCAGGACCGCGACCCGGGCCTCCACGCGGTCTGA
- a CDS encoding M14 family metallopeptidase produces MGRLARSAVVPLAVCALLAAPMASAQERTAAPTTGFEQSDGSRWTTPEEESEFLRAVDEAGRNVSIEQIGASTQDRPLRLVRVGAPSARTTVLFTCSQHGDEPSGREACLSSIRDLGFSEDPAVRQFLRTTSVLFVPNANPDGNVADTRENANGVDINRDHLALKSPEARALAKVLRDEQPDVVHDLHEYGAKPPYYVKDFLALWPRNLNTAEGVHGESERLSEEYVRPAVEDIGFSTGVYGIWTDPETGEPIKQVAGDGQERILRNTTGVKNAIGLLVETRVDPLTEEEQADPAVNNHRRVDSQLAGITATLRMMSERRDEIATATTQARLAGLRDQGPVYFGGADNEPPAPEKVDENPPCAYRLTADQFGEVRDELDLHGVRSVPAPDGGRVVPMRQEARSLVALLLDSRAEFRLTDGQPLSC; encoded by the coding sequence ATGGGGCGTCTCGCGCGAAGCGCGGTGGTTCCGCTGGCGGTCTGCGCTCTGCTGGCAGCGCCGATGGCGTCCGCGCAGGAGCGGACCGCTGCACCCACCACGGGTTTCGAGCAGAGCGACGGCAGCCGGTGGACCACACCGGAGGAGGAGTCGGAGTTCCTGCGGGCCGTTGACGAGGCCGGCAGGAACGTCTCCATCGAGCAGATCGGCGCGAGCACGCAGGACCGCCCGCTGCGGCTGGTCCGCGTCGGCGCGCCGTCGGCCCGCACCACCGTCCTGTTCACCTGCTCGCAGCACGGCGACGAGCCGTCCGGCCGCGAGGCCTGCCTCAGCAGCATCCGCGACCTGGGCTTCTCCGAAGACCCGGCGGTGCGCCAGTTCCTGCGCACGACGAGCGTCCTGTTCGTGCCGAACGCCAACCCGGACGGCAACGTCGCCGACACGCGCGAGAACGCCAACGGCGTGGACATCAACCGCGACCACCTCGCGCTGAAGTCGCCGGAAGCGCGGGCCCTCGCGAAGGTGCTGCGCGACGAGCAGCCCGACGTCGTGCACGACCTGCACGAGTACGGTGCGAAACCGCCGTACTACGTGAAGGACTTCCTCGCGCTGTGGCCCCGCAACCTCAACACCGCCGAAGGCGTGCACGGGGAGTCGGAGCGGCTGTCCGAGGAGTACGTCCGGCCCGCGGTCGAGGACATCGGGTTCTCCACCGGCGTCTACGGCATCTGGACCGACCCGGAGACCGGTGAGCCGATCAAGCAGGTCGCCGGCGACGGGCAGGAGCGGATCCTGCGCAACACCACCGGCGTCAAGAACGCCATCGGCCTGCTGGTGGAGACCCGCGTGGACCCGCTGACCGAGGAGGAGCAGGCGGATCCGGCGGTGAACAACCACCGCCGCGTGGACTCCCAGCTCGCCGGGATCACCGCCACGCTGCGGATGATGTCCGAGCGCCGCGACGAGATCGCGACCGCGACGACGCAGGCCCGGCTGGCCGGCCTGCGCGACCAGGGGCCGGTCTACTTCGGCGGCGCCGACAACGAACCGCCCGCGCCGGAGAAGGTCGACGAGAACCCGCCGTGCGCCTACCGTCTGACGGCCGACCAGTTCGGCGAGGTGCGCGACGAACTCGACCTGCACGGCGTGCGCAGCGTCCCCGCCCCGGACGGCGGGCGCGTGGTGCCGATGCGTCAGGAGGCTCGCTCGCTGGTCGCCCTGCTGCTCGACTCCCGCGCCGAGTTCCGCCTCACCGACGGGCAACCGCTGTCCTGCTGA
- a CDS encoding nicotinamide mononucleotide transporter family protein: MRTVAEWLLGNGITVLGQQISWAELVGQLCALAVVFLAQRRTLATWPVQVSATVLLFAVYASAHLGGLAVRQVMILLISVYGWWAWSRRSDPVYGVVVRKASGVERLMLIGALAIGTSAFALLLSALDASWAPWPDAWIFVGTLVAFWAQGRGLVEFWLVWLAVDAVGVPLQIASGLHFSAAIYVVFAALVIHGWWSWNRTARVQRARKALAVKA; the protein is encoded by the coding sequence GTGCGGACTGTCGCGGAATGGTTGCTCGGCAACGGGATCACCGTGCTGGGCCAGCAGATCTCGTGGGCGGAACTCGTCGGGCAGCTGTGCGCCCTGGCCGTGGTCTTCCTCGCCCAGCGCAGAACCCTGGCGACCTGGCCGGTGCAGGTCTCGGCGACGGTGCTGCTGTTCGCCGTCTACGCCTCGGCGCACCTGGGCGGGTTGGCCGTCCGGCAGGTGATGATCCTGCTGATCTCCGTCTACGGCTGGTGGGCCTGGAGCCGTCGCAGCGATCCCGTCTACGGCGTCGTGGTGCGCAAGGCCAGCGGCGTGGAGCGGCTGATGCTGATCGGCGCGCTGGCCATCGGCACGTCCGCGTTCGCGCTGCTGCTGTCCGCGCTGGACGCCTCGTGGGCCCCGTGGCCGGACGCCTGGATCTTCGTCGGCACGCTCGTCGCCTTCTGGGCGCAGGGCCGCGGTCTGGTCGAGTTCTGGCTGGTGTGGCTGGCCGTGGACGCGGTCGGCGTGCCGCTGCAGATCGCTTCGGGACTCCACTTCAGCGCGGCGATCTACGTGGTGTTCGCGGCGCTGGTGATCCACGGATGGTGGAGCTGGAACCGCACGGCGCGCGTGCAGCGCGCCCGGAAGGCCTTAGCTGTCAAGGCTTGA